The Fulvia fulva chromosome 6, complete sequence genome includes a window with the following:
- a CDS encoding DNA-directed RNA polymerases I and III subunit RPAC2: protein MSNDQDMADATPCAEANGTSQPPFLEKIRLKLLPGATLTAASYSFENEDHTLGNALRYMLTKDPDVEFCGYSIPHPSEPFMNIRIQTWDGVHTDIVLRRALENLAHLCDAVEEKFVASRDQFNEEHPDRIGSR, encoded by the exons ATGTCGAACGATCAGGATATGGCCGATGCTACCCCCTGCGCTGAAGCGAACGGCACCAGTCAACCTCCGTTCCTCGAGAAAATCCGCCTAAAGTTG CTACCCGGCGCCACACTCACGGCAGCATCATACTCATTCGAGAACGAAGATCACACCCTTGGAAACGCGCTTCGGTACATGCTCACAAAAGA CCCTGACGTTGAATTCTGCGGCTATTCGATCCCACATCCTTCAGAGCCGTTCATGAACATCAGAATCCAGACCTGGG ATGGTGTGCACACAGACATAGTCTTGCGCAGAGCACTCGAGAACCTTGCTCATCTTTGTGATGCTGTGGAAGAGAAGTTCGTTGCGTCACGAGACCAGTTCAACGAGGAACATCCAGATAGGATCGGTTCGAGATGA